Proteins from a genomic interval of Salinarchaeum sp. Harcht-Bsk1:
- a CDS encoding cupin domain-containing protein codes for MSPSVVALDELDAEPHAVLFDDEPKTIRLRLESGEEIAAHSHPDRQIVFHLLSGSIVVTLDGEEHTLEPGDVARFDGERAVSPRAREDSTALIVLAQKSGA; via the coding sequence ATGAGTCCGTCGGTCGTCGCGCTCGACGAACTCGACGCCGAACCACACGCAGTGCTGTTCGACGACGAACCGAAGACGATCAGACTCCGGCTCGAATCCGGGGAGGAAATCGCCGCACATAGCCATCCCGATCGGCAGATCGTCTTCCACCTGCTGTCCGGGTCGATCGTCGTGACGCTCGACGGCGAGGAGCACACGCTCGAACCGGGTGACGTCGCACGGTTCGACGGAGAGCGAGCGGTCTCGCCCCGAGCGCGGGAGGACAGTACGGCACTGATCGTGCTCGCCCAGAAGTCAGGCGCCTGA
- a CDS encoding glycosyltransferase family 4 protein codes for MRSTEPEVRPRDSPSTDVSVLSLVTSDHATFYRQQVEALGRLGVRTEVVPVSGTRAATGDGSERSLVDYLGLVADVRKRDLSAYDLVHANYGLTVPAAFAQRTCPVVLSLWGSDVSGRFGWIGRLGARRASETIVMSSGMAETLRSDCTVIPHGVDLELFEPMDREQALSSVGWAQAAKHVLFPYPSDRAVKNYPLARRLVDVADARLPDDVVLHTLDERVAHERMPVLMNAADAMVLVSASEGSPNTVKEAMACNLPVVARDVGDVRERLRGVEPSVVAEEEQALVDGLVAVLDDRERSNGREHVQELSVDRVAERTLGVYLSAIR; via the coding sequence GTGAGGTCCACGGAGCCCGAAGTCCGGCCACGCGACAGCCCCTCGACGGACGTCTCGGTCCTGAGCCTCGTCACCTCCGATCACGCCACGTTCTATCGCCAGCAGGTCGAAGCGCTCGGGCGGCTGGGCGTTCGGACGGAAGTCGTCCCCGTCAGCGGCACGCGGGCGGCGACCGGCGACGGGAGCGAGCGGTCGCTCGTCGACTACCTCGGACTGGTGGCAGACGTCCGAAAGCGGGATCTCTCGGCGTACGACCTCGTCCACGCCAACTACGGGCTCACGGTGCCGGCGGCCTTCGCCCAGCGCACCTGCCCAGTCGTCCTCTCCCTGTGGGGCTCTGACGTCAGCGGCAGATTCGGCTGGATCGGCCGGCTGGGTGCACGCCGCGCGAGCGAGACCATCGTGATGTCGAGTGGGATGGCCGAGACGCTTCGGTCGGACTGCACGGTGATTCCCCACGGCGTCGACCTGGAACTGTTCGAGCCGATGGACCGCGAGCAGGCATTGTCGTCGGTTGGATGGGCCCAGGCTGCCAAGCACGTGCTCTTCCCGTACCCCAGCGACAGGGCGGTCAAGAACTACCCGCTGGCGCGGCGACTCGTCGACGTCGCCGACGCGCGACTACCCGACGACGTCGTCCTCCACACGCTCGACGAGCGCGTCGCCCACGAACGGATGCCCGTACTGATGAACGCTGCCGACGCGATGGTGCTCGTCTCCGCGTCGGAGGGTTCCCCGAACACCGTCAAGGAGGCGATGGCCTGCAATCTGCCAGTGGTGGCTCGAGACGTCGGTGACGTCCGGGAGCGGCTCCGCGGCGTCGAGCCCTCGGTCGTCGCCGAGGAGGAGCAAGCCCTCGTGGACGGCCTCGTCGCAGTGCTCGACGATCGCGAGCGATCGAACGGCCGGGAGCACGTCCAGGAGCTATCGGTCGATCGTGTCGCCGAACGCACCCTGGGCGTGTACCTATCTGCAATCCGGTGA
- a CDS encoding metallophosphoesterase, with product MVPTVLHVSDTLAFAPDSPDEPEVDLGGLANVVRRAIDRDVDAVVHTGNLLRSPEPKPDTIQAIRSALTTLRDAEIPVYLVAGTRESTGDGTAIEEFRDGDLAHELGTSPVRIDDLALYGVDHVDSGDAFQRELAALEPTEDYAYNVIACHQGIWPPLDEADADVSAFDAMVATDVFVDDVLAGGSDEPLAWENDDFDYCVTYAGSTNRRHREDGAIPTGTLIEASTDAHSHERIPLTATEPEQEIERLRTTLDHQPADLESADVETLADLYGLAARARELFDQRRREIREELLDRVHEDMRIQGTYAAVTRTTSQRRVTKPQREVFEALRQAGVNPYEVLELDSSALRELSEAGRVSDEDVFDREERTYVRVSDTEI from the coding sequence ATGGTCCCCACCGTGCTCCACGTCAGCGATACGCTCGCGTTCGCACCCGACAGCCCCGACGAGCCCGAAGTCGACCTCGGCGGCCTCGCGAACGTCGTCCGCCGCGCGATCGATCGGGACGTCGACGCGGTCGTCCACACCGGGAACCTCCTCCGGTCGCCGGAGCCGAAACCGGACACGATCCAGGCGATTCGGAGTGCACTGACGACCCTCCGGGACGCGGAGATTCCGGTCTACCTGGTCGCCGGAACCCGTGAGAGCACCGGCGACGGCACGGCGATCGAGGAGTTCCGCGACGGCGACCTCGCCCACGAACTCGGAACGTCGCCGGTCCGCATCGACGACCTGGCGCTCTACGGCGTCGATCACGTCGACTCCGGGGACGCCTTCCAGCGCGAACTCGCCGCGCTCGAACCGACCGAGGACTACGCCTACAACGTGATCGCCTGTCACCAGGGAATCTGGCCGCCACTGGACGAGGCCGACGCCGACGTCTCGGCGTTCGACGCGATGGTGGCGACCGACGTCTTCGTCGACGACGTACTCGCCGGCGGCAGCGACGAACCCCTCGCCTGGGAGAACGACGACTTCGACTACTGTGTCACCTACGCCGGGTCGACGAATCGCCGCCACCGCGAGGACGGCGCGATCCCGACCGGCACGCTAATCGAGGCCTCCACCGACGCCCACAGCCACGAGCGTATTCCGCTCACTGCCACCGAACCAGAACAGGAGATCGAACGCCTCCGCACCACCCTCGACCACCAGCCGGCGGACCTCGAATCCGCCGACGTCGAGACGCTCGCTGATCTCTACGGCCTCGCCGCTCGCGCGAGGGAACTGTTCGACCAGCGTCGGCGGGAGATCCGGGAGGAGCTACTGGATCGCGTCCACGAGGACATGCGGATTCAGGGCACGTACGCAGCGGTAACGCGGACGACCTCGCAGCGCAGGGTGACCAAACCCCAGCGCGAGGTGTTCGAGGCATTGCGGCAGGCTGGGGTGAATCCCTACGAGGTGCTGGAGCTTGACTCGTCGGCGTTGCGGGAGTTGAGCGAAGCGGGGCGCGTGTCGGACGAGGACGTGTTCGATCGGGAGGAGCGGACGTACGTTCGGGTGAGCGATACGGAGATCTGA
- a CDS encoding O-acetylhomoserine aminocarboxypropyltransferase/cysteine synthase family protein produces the protein MTEDQHGFYTRSLHAGQEADPTTGARAPPIYQTTSYEFEDAEHAASLFALEEPGNIYSRIMNPTNAVLEERLASLEGGVGALATSSGMAALDLATFTLASEGDNVVTASALYGGTYIYFTHTAPRRGIETRFVDTLDYDAYAAEIDEDTAYVHLETIGNPALVTPDIERIADIAHEHGAPLFVDNTFATPYLCNPLDHGADLVWHSTTKWIHGAGSTIGGILIDGGSFDWNGEDYPEIAAENPAYHGVNFQERFGDAAFLATARARALRDLGNQQSPFDAWVTTQKLETLPLRMERHSENAMAVAEHLDEHPEVDWVTYPGLEDHETHDLSTQYLDGGYGGMIAFGLAGGYDAARTTVESTELASLLANVGDAKTLIIHPASTTHQQLTEEEQLASGVTPDLVRLSVGLEDVEDVIADLDDAIDAAT, from the coding sequence ATGACAGAGGATCAGCACGGATTCTACACGCGAAGCCTCCACGCAGGGCAGGAGGCGGACCCGACGACTGGCGCACGCGCACCACCGATCTACCAGACGACGTCCTACGAGTTCGAAGACGCCGAGCACGCCGCCTCGCTGTTCGCACTCGAGGAGCCCGGCAACATCTACAGCCGGATCATGAACCCCACGAACGCCGTGCTCGAGGAGCGCCTCGCCTCGCTGGAGGGCGGCGTCGGCGCGCTCGCGACCTCAAGCGGGATGGCGGCACTCGACCTGGCGACGTTCACGCTCGCCAGCGAGGGAGACAACGTCGTCACGGCGTCGGCACTGTACGGCGGCACGTACATCTACTTCACCCACACGGCGCCGCGCCGGGGGATCGAGACGCGATTCGTCGACACGCTCGATTACGACGCCTACGCAGCGGAGATCGACGAGGACACCGCGTACGTACATCTCGAGACGATCGGTAACCCGGCGCTCGTTACCCCGGACATCGAACGGATTGCCGATATCGCGCACGAACACGGCGCACCCCTGTTCGTCGACAACACGTTCGCGACGCCCTATCTCTGCAATCCGCTCGACCACGGCGCCGACCTCGTCTGGCACTCGACGACCAAGTGGATCCACGGTGCCGGCTCAACGATCGGCGGCATCCTGATCGACGGCGGCAGCTTCGACTGGAACGGCGAGGACTATCCGGAGATCGCCGCCGAGAATCCCGCCTACCACGGCGTCAACTTCCAGGAGCGCTTCGGCGACGCAGCCTTCCTTGCGACGGCCCGTGCACGCGCCCTCCGCGACCTCGGCAACCAGCAGTCACCCTTCGACGCGTGGGTCACTACCCAGAAGCTCGAGACGCTCCCACTGCGGATGGAGCGCCACTCCGAGAACGCGATGGCCGTCGCCGAGCACCTCGACGAACATCCCGAAGTCGACTGGGTCACCTATCCAGGGCTCGAAGACCACGAGACGCACGACCTCTCCACGCAGTACCTCGACGGCGGCTACGGCGGTATGATCGCCTTCGGCCTCGCCGGCGGCTACGACGCAGCCCGCACCACCGTCGAGTCGACCGAACTCGCGAGCCTGCTGGCGAACGTCGGCGACGCCAAGACGCTCATCATCCACCCGGCCTCGACGACCCACCAGCAACTCACGGAGGAAGAACAGCTCGCGAGCGGCGTGACGCCCGACCTCGTTCGCCTCTCCGTCGGCCTGGAAGACGTCGAGGACGTGATCGCCGACCTCGACGACGCGATCGACGCGGCGACCTGA
- a CDS encoding class I SAM-dependent methyltransferase, with translation MLLRGLRNPQQIPPFVVGTVFPESRWGPNWRKKDGFITFDDGGFAGGDPSRPELSARLYRESRHLDSVLGNRSYDRALELGCGYGRLTGWISEHAEETIGVDPNGDAIERARTLYPELEFEETLGQDLPFEDDSFDLIVSWNVLQHIPPDAVGEVASELRRVLAEGGTINCCEMTSGDGGRASWVRSRAEYESLFAPLTLVDVDERPAERTFEYANRGEAMVFERDGGAPRGIATSNRTRPVREHGPATLQKSSAESP, from the coding sequence GTGCTTCTGCGGGGACTCCGAAATCCACAGCAGATCCCTCCGTTCGTCGTGGGAACCGTCTTTCCGGAGTCACGATGGGGACCGAACTGGCGCAAGAAGGACGGGTTCATCACGTTCGACGACGGCGGCTTCGCCGGGGGCGATCCATCCCGACCCGAACTCAGCGCCCGCCTCTACAGGGAGTCCCGGCACCTCGACAGCGTGCTCGGTAATCGGAGCTACGACCGGGCGCTCGAACTGGGCTGTGGGTACGGTCGGCTCACCGGGTGGATTTCGGAGCACGCAGAGGAGACCATCGGGGTCGATCCGAACGGGGACGCGATCGAGCGTGCCCGGACCCTCTACCCGGAGCTGGAGTTCGAGGAGACGCTCGGCCAGGACCTTCCGTTCGAGGACGACTCCTTCGACCTGATCGTCTCCTGGAACGTCCTCCAGCACATCCCGCCGGACGCGGTCGGGGAGGTAGCGAGTGAGCTTCGACGAGTGCTCGCCGAGGGCGGGACGATCAACTGCTGTGAGATGACCAGTGGTGACGGCGGGCGGGCGAGCTGGGTCCGCAGTCGAGCCGAGTACGAGTCGCTGTTCGCACCGCTCACGCTCGTGGACGTCGACGAACGGCCAGCCGAGCGAACCTTCGAGTACGCGAACCGGGGCGAGGCGATGGTCTTCGAACGCGACGGCGGCGCCCCACGAGGAATCGCGACCTCGAATCGCACCCGGCCAGTGCGCGAGCACGGACCGGCAACGCTGCAGAAATCCTCGGCGGAGTCACCGTGA
- a CDS encoding class I SAM-dependent methyltransferase, with the protein MTLLESVAERVPEDAKPRIDRLAHFVVPWMSWRKRRRVHRTEEAFVDRFFPSPADFEAYEQEFFAGRIVDICRSAAEELSTDGSIYDAHMDECARLYALVREYEPTTIVETGVYHGVSTASLLLALDENDAGTLYSLDPVPLLQGTPQDAEAPALADGRGATIAQPRRDYYERGRPSCSEAGTHRIPEDREAGWIVPDDLHDHWDRRTGRSQRDLPGLLDSVGGVDLFIQDSEHSQTGMAFEFDLAWEHLVPGGLLVSFHVDWNDAFDAFVEERGCAHGPLAYTYNGFEDYETACTSAYAIKPARRRPKPFAELDP; encoded by the coding sequence GTGACGCTCCTCGAATCAGTCGCGGAGCGCGTGCCGGAGGACGCGAAGCCCCGGATCGACCGGCTCGCGCACTTCGTCGTTCCCTGGATGTCCTGGCGGAAACGCCGCAGAGTCCACCGGACCGAGGAGGCGTTCGTGGATCGGTTCTTCCCCAGCCCCGCCGATTTCGAGGCCTACGAGCAGGAGTTCTTCGCCGGGCGAATCGTGGACATCTGCCGTTCGGCGGCGGAGGAACTGTCGACCGACGGTTCGATCTACGACGCACACATGGACGAGTGTGCCCGGCTCTACGCCCTCGTCAGGGAGTACGAGCCCACTACGATCGTGGAAACTGGCGTGTATCACGGCGTCTCGACTGCGTCGTTGTTGCTCGCCCTCGACGAGAACGACGCCGGAACGCTGTACTCGCTCGATCCGGTCCCACTCCTCCAGGGCACTCCCCAGGATGCGGAGGCGCCTGCCCTCGCGGACGGACGTGGTGCGACGATCGCTCAACCCCGCCGGGACTACTACGAGCGAGGTCGCCCGTCCTGCTCTGAAGCCGGCACGCACCGGATTCCCGAGGACCGCGAGGCGGGCTGGATCGTTCCCGATGATCTCCACGACCACTGGGATCGCCGGACGGGACGAAGCCAGCGGGACCTGCCCGGCCTCCTCGATTCGGTCGGCGGCGTCGACCTCTTCATCCAGGACTCCGAGCACTCCCAGACCGGGATGGCCTTCGAGTTCGACCTCGCCTGGGAACATCTCGTTCCCGGCGGACTGCTCGTCTCCTTCCACGTGGACTGGAACGACGCCTTCGACGCCTTCGTCGAGGAGCGAGGCTGCGCGCACGGCCCGCTCGCCTACACCTACAACGGGTTCGAAGACTACGAGACGGCCTGTACTTCGGCCTACGCGATCAAGCCGGCGAGGCGTCGGCCGAAACCCTTCGCGGAACTCGATCCATGA
- a CDS encoding helix-turn-helix domain-containing protein — translation MTHAELTVTLPDGTWVKDVSAANPDATFRVLAALPGTETGFGLVELVADDPRPVLTAMEDHDAITRIELLQAGEDRAMVQFETTQPLLLFSARESRMPIELPIDIVDGTTTLELTASRDRLSELAHQFDAFGLDYAVEYVSPRVESERLLTDRQRELVTTAIEMGYYDTPREASMTELAEALDIAKSTCSETLHRAEEKVIKRFSEGTLHDTDPATVEPQ, via the coding sequence ATGACGCACGCTGAACTCACCGTAACGTTACCTGACGGCACCTGGGTCAAGGACGTGTCGGCGGCGAATCCCGACGCCACGTTCCGCGTCCTCGCTGCACTGCCGGGCACAGAGACCGGATTCGGGCTCGTGGAACTCGTCGCGGACGACCCGCGTCCGGTCCTCACCGCCATGGAGGACCACGACGCGATTACCCGGATCGAACTCCTCCAGGCCGGGGAGGATCGAGCGATGGTCCAGTTCGAGACCACACAGCCACTCCTCCTCTTTTCCGCCCGCGAATCCCGGATGCCGATCGAACTACCGATCGATATCGTCGACGGGACGACGACGCTCGAACTGACGGCCTCGCGAGACCGCCTGTCCGAGCTCGCCCACCAGTTCGACGCCTTCGGACTGGACTACGCCGTCGAGTACGTCAGTCCGCGCGTCGAGTCCGAACGCCTCCTGACGGATCGCCAGCGAGAACTCGTCACGACGGCGATCGAGATGGGCTACTACGACACGCCGCGCGAGGCCTCGATGACCGAACTCGCGGAGGCACTCGACATCGCGAAGTCGACCTGCTCGGAGACGCTCCACCGCGCCGAAGAGAAGGTGATCAAACGGTTCTCCGAGGGAACCCTTCACGACACCGATCCGGCGACCGTCGAGCCCCAGTGA
- the gnd gene encoding phosphogluconate dehydrogenase (NAD(+)-dependent, decarboxylating) gives MHIGVIGLGRMGRIVVDRLLDAGHDVVAFDIDDDAVAAAADAGVTPADSIPDVADELGSERRIWLMVPAGDPVDAALAELDGHVDGDDVIVDGGNSHFEASVRRADATDAAYLDCGTSGGPAGAELGFSLMIGGPEWAYEAMVPAFDAVATGPDGHDRMGPVGSGHYVKMVHNGIEYALMQAYGEGFELLARGRYDLDLESVARTWTNGAVIRSWLLDLCEEAFREEGSDLGDVADHVQGGSTGTWTVQEALEQEVPVPLIYQALAERFDSRKDRFARKLANRLRYGFGRHEVVREN, from the coding sequence ATGCACATTGGCGTTATCGGGCTGGGGCGGATGGGCAGGATCGTCGTCGATCGCCTCCTCGACGCCGGGCACGACGTCGTCGCCTTCGACATCGACGATGACGCCGTCGCAGCCGCGGCGGACGCCGGCGTCACGCCCGCCGATTCGATTCCCGACGTGGCCGACGAACTCGGATCGGAGCGACGAATCTGGCTCATGGTTCCCGCGGGCGATCCGGTCGACGCCGCCCTCGCCGAACTCGACGGCCACGTCGACGGCGACGACGTGATCGTCGACGGCGGTAACTCGCACTTCGAGGCTTCGGTCCGGCGCGCCGACGCGACTGACGCTGCCTACCTCGATTGCGGGACGAGCGGCGGGCCGGCGGGTGCCGAACTCGGCTTCTCGCTGATGATCGGGGGCCCCGAGTGGGCCTACGAGGCGATGGTGCCGGCGTTCGACGCCGTCGCGACCGGCCCCGACGGCCACGACCGGATGGGTCCGGTCGGCTCCGGCCACTACGTCAAGATGGTCCACAACGGCATCGAGTACGCGCTCATGCAGGCCTACGGCGAGGGCTTCGAACTCCTTGCGCGTGGCCGCTACGACCTCGACCTCGAGTCCGTCGCGCGAACCTGGACCAACGGTGCTGTGATCCGCTCCTGGCTCCTGGACCTCTGTGAAGAGGCGTTCCGGGAGGAGGGCTCGGACCTCGGCGACGTCGCCGATCACGTACAGGGTGGGTCGACGGGGACGTGGACCGTCCAGGAGGCGCTCGAACAGGAGGTGCCAGTGCCGCTGATCTACCAGGCGCTCGCCGAGCGCTTCGACAGCCGCAAGGACCGCTTCGCGCGGAAACTCGCCAACCGGCTGCGCTACGGGTTCGGACGGCACGAGGTCGTCCGAGAGAACTGA
- a CDS encoding DUF2249 domain-containing protein, producing MPRLDLRDVAPPERHPLVHETFDEMESGESLTLVNDHEPKPLFYEFQAEVDAFDADGYAVEQTGPNAFEAELPKE from the coding sequence ATGCCACGACTGGATCTTCGCGACGTAGCGCCGCCGGAACGGCACCCGCTCGTCCACGAGACATTCGACGAGATGGAGTCGGGCGAGTCGTTGACGCTCGTCAACGACCACGAGCCCAAACCACTCTTCTACGAGTTCCAGGCCGAGGTCGACGCCTTCGACGCGGACGGGTACGCCGTCGAGCAGACCGGCCCGAACGCGTTCGAGGCCGAACTGCCGAAAGAATGA
- a CDS encoding MATE family efflux transporter has protein sequence MSKQSRRENLTDGGLARPLARLAWPIVVIQLLQVTYNIADTIYLGWYDPTAVAAISLAFPLLFLIISVAGGFTTAGSILVAQYTGAEGERSAGRVAGQTLAFVGSLSVLLAILGFLVVDPALAFLPTEAETGQEVVPQMAAYLKVLFLGLPAIFGFFVFSALMRGYGDTRTPMRIMAGSVALNVVADPILIFGLGPAPELGIVGAAIASMGARGLATLAGLHVLFRTNRGPSVSTADLPFNVEIIRQILSIGVPSALEQSMAAVAMVTLTAMVAQFGPPVAAAYGVGNRLVSLVFLPAMGVGRATNTMVGQNLGADKADRAERAVWLGVAVSGGVMAVVALVAYAVPEPIVAAVIGADTEYTAESIALGTDYLRIRSIEFVFIGIMQVVLGGFRGAGNTRTALAISMVTLWVARVPTVFYLTVVQDWGPTGIWIGMTIGHILGTLVAVPWFLRGTWKEAVIDEDDPRGPSAAAE, from the coding sequence GTGTCGAAGCAGTCGCGTCGCGAGAATCTCACCGACGGTGGGCTGGCACGCCCACTCGCACGCCTGGCCTGGCCGATCGTCGTCATCCAGCTGCTGCAGGTCACCTACAACATCGCAGACACGATCTACCTGGGCTGGTACGATCCGACCGCGGTCGCCGCGATCAGCCTCGCGTTTCCGCTACTGTTCCTGATCATCTCCGTCGCCGGCGGGTTCACGACCGCTGGGAGCATCCTCGTCGCGCAGTACACCGGTGCGGAGGGCGAGCGGTCGGCGGGCCGGGTCGCCGGCCAGACGCTCGCGTTCGTCGGATCGCTGTCGGTATTGCTCGCGATCCTGGGCTTCCTGGTCGTCGATCCCGCGTTGGCGTTCCTGCCGACGGAGGCCGAGACCGGCCAGGAGGTCGTCCCGCAAATGGCGGCCTACCTGAAGGTGCTCTTCCTGGGTCTGCCGGCGATCTTCGGCTTCTTCGTCTTCTCCGCGCTCATGCGGGGGTACGGTGACACCCGGACGCCGATGCGGATCATGGCCGGCAGCGTCGCGCTCAACGTCGTCGCCGATCCGATCCTCATCTTCGGGCTCGGTCCCGCGCCGGAACTGGGCATCGTCGGCGCAGCGATCGCGTCGATGGGCGCCCGGGGACTTGCGACGCTCGCGGGGCTGCACGTCCTCTTCCGGACGAACCGTGGGCCGTCGGTCTCGACGGCGGACCTACCCTTCAACGTCGAGATCATCCGGCAGATCCTCTCGATCGGCGTGCCGAGCGCGCTCGAGCAGTCGATGGCCGCAGTCGCGATGGTCACCCTGACCGCGATGGTCGCGCAGTTCGGCCCGCCGGTCGCGGCGGCCTACGGCGTCGGCAACCGCCTCGTCTCGTTGGTCTTCCTGCCAGCGATGGGCGTCGGCCGCGCGACGAACACGATGGTCGGACAGAACCTCGGGGCGGACAAGGCCGACCGCGCAGAGCGAGCAGTCTGGCTCGGCGTCGCGGTCTCCGGCGGCGTGATGGCCGTCGTCGCGCTCGTTGCTTACGCCGTCCCGGAGCCGATCGTCGCCGCGGTCATCGGCGCGGACACGGAGTACACCGCAGAGTCGATCGCCCTCGGCACCGACTACCTCCGGATTCGTTCGATCGAGTTCGTGTTCATCGGGATCATGCAGGTCGTCCTCGGTGGCTTCCGCGGTGCGGGCAACACTCGGACAGCGCTAGCGATATCGATGGTCACACTCTGGGTCGCCCGCGTCCCGACTGTGTTCTACCTCACCGTCGTCCAGGACTGGGGCCCGACCGGTATCTGGATCGGGATGACGATCGGCCACATTCTCGGGACGCTGGTCGCCGTACCGTGGTTCCTCCGCGGCACGTGGAAAGAGGCGGTGATCGACGAGGACGATCCGCGGGGGCCGTCGGCGGCCGCCGAGTAG
- a CDS encoding 2Fe-2S iron-sulfur cluster-binding protein, producing the protein MELGLAFAVGVGLTVLTVLVHFSRGTGWSPNEDISQAVLEQRAQTVPETDFPEPSNRTFSAGGGAAVAAVGEGEEGTELEEGEEESSSPGDIPEDEIEYFDVEFVKEGETIEVVNNEPLLDQGEDHGWDLPYACREGQCVSCAGHIPDGDARDFVEHDDQEMLDDPELEDGYVLTCVAYPRADFSLETSESP; encoded by the coding sequence ATGGAACTGGGTTTGGCCTTCGCCGTTGGCGTCGGGCTGACGGTCCTCACCGTGCTGGTGCACTTCTCGCGTGGCACCGGGTGGAGCCCGAACGAGGACATCTCACAAGCCGTGCTCGAACAGCGAGCGCAGACGGTTCCGGAGACGGACTTCCCGGAGCCGTCCAATCGCACCTTCAGCGCCGGGGGCGGTGCCGCCGTGGCTGCCGTCGGTGAGGGCGAAGAGGGAACGGAACTCGAAGAGGGCGAAGAGGAGAGCTCCAGCCCCGGCGACATCCCCGAGGACGAAATCGAGTACTTCGACGTCGAGTTCGTCAAGGAAGGGGAGACCATCGAAGTCGTCAACAACGAACCGCTCCTCGATCAGGGCGAGGACCACGGCTGGGACCTTCCATACGCCTGCCGCGAGGGGCAGTGCGTCTCCTGTGCGGGACACATCCCTGACGGCGACGCCCGTGACTTCGTCGAGCACGACGATCAAGAGATGCTCGACGACCCCGAACTCGAGGACGGCTACGTCCTGACCTGCGTCGCCTACCCGCGTGCGGACTTCTCGCTGGAGACCAGCGAGTCTCCCTGA
- a CDS encoding DJ-1/PfpI family protein encodes MDSSETTSVEVVVFNGFDELDALGPYEVLENAKDAGANLDVELVTLGGATSATGNHDLTVASQGALSDHADLLVVPGGSWDGRAVAGAWAEVQAGDLPEAVRLAHQRGAIVGSVCTGAMILEAGGLLDGKRATTHHGAMEDLRESGAEAVDARVVDEGDVVTAGGVTAGLDLGFWLVERFWGVDLADEIAREMEYERSDDVVA; translated from the coding sequence ATGGATTCCTCCGAGACGACGTCGGTGGAGGTCGTCGTCTTCAACGGCTTCGACGAACTGGACGCCCTCGGCCCGTACGAGGTCCTCGAGAACGCCAAAGACGCCGGCGCCAATCTCGACGTCGAACTCGTGACCCTCGGTGGAGCCACGAGTGCGACGGGCAATCACGACCTCACCGTCGCCTCACAGGGCGCGCTCTCCGACCACGCGGACCTGCTCGTCGTCCCTGGTGGCAGTTGGGACGGCCGGGCCGTCGCCGGTGCGTGGGCAGAGGTCCAGGCGGGCGACCTCCCCGAAGCAGTCAGGCTAGCACACCAACGCGGAGCGATCGTCGGGTCGGTCTGCACCGGAGCGATGATCCTCGAGGCAGGCGGACTGCTCGATGGAAAACGGGCGACGACCCACCACGGCGCGATGGAGGACCTGCGAGAATCGGGCGCGGAAGCCGTGGACGCCCGCGTCGTGGACGAGGGCGACGTCGTCACTGCCGGTGGCGTGACCGCAGGACTCGACCTGGGTTTCTGGCTCGTCGAGCGATTCTGGGGCGTGGACCTCGCCGACGAGATCGCTCGCGAGATGGAGTACGAACGCTCGGACGACGTCGTCGCGTAG